A window from Bos indicus x Bos taurus breed Angus x Brahman F1 hybrid chromosome 26, Bos_hybrid_MaternalHap_v2.0, whole genome shotgun sequence encodes these proteins:
- the PNLIPRP1 gene encoding LOW QUALITY PROTEIN: inactive pancreatic lipase-related protein 1 (The sequence of the model RefSeq protein was modified relative to this genomic sequence to represent the inferred CDS: inserted 2 bases in 2 codons; deleted 1 base in 1 codon), whose product MVSIWTIALFLLGAAKGNEVCYDSIGCFSDSKPWAGAAIRPLKILPWSPEKVGTRLLLYTNKNPNNFQILLASDPSTIEASNFQIAKKTRFVIHGFIDKGDESWLVDMCKNVFEVEEVNYICVDWKRGSQTTYTQAANNVRVVGAQVAQMLAILQSNYSYSPSQVHLIGHSLGAHVAGEAGRKTPNWPSLSGLDPVEANFEGAPEEVXIGPSDAGFVDVIHRNAAPLIPFMGFGMKQQVDHFDFFPNGGEEMPGCRKNALSQIIDLDGIWAGTWDFVACNHLRSYKYYSESVLNPNGFTGYLCACYRDFESNKCFPCPDEGCPQMGQSAGRFAGKTREEQQKFXVNTGDSSKFTRWRYGVSITLSGRRATGQIKVALFGNKGNTRQYNVLNGIIKPGSTLSGEFDSDIDVGTIEKVKFLWNNNVINPTLPKVGAAKITAQKGEEQTEYSFCSEDTVREDVLLTLMPC is encoded by the exons ATGGTGAGTATTTGGACAATTGCTCTTTTCCTGCTGGGAGCAGCCAAAG GAAACGAAGTTTGCTATGATTCTATCGGGTGCTTCTCTGACTCCAAGCCCTGGGCTGGGGCTGCAATAAGGCCCTTGAAAATTCTCCCCTGGAGCCCGGAGAAGGTTGGCACCCGCCTCCTGCTCTACACCAACAAGAACCCAAACAACTTTCAA ATTCTCCTTGCCTCTGATCCATCAACGATTGAGGCGTCCAATTTCCAAATAGCCAAGAAGACCCGGTTCGTCATCCATGGCTTCATAGACAAGGGAGATGAGAGCTGGCTGGTAGACATGTGCAAA aACGTGTTTGAGGTGGAGGAGGTGAACTACATCTGTGTGGACTGGAAGAGAGGCTCCCAGACCACTTACACTCAGGCCGCCAACAATGTGCGCGTGGTGGGTGCCCAGGTGGCCCAGATGCTGGCCAT TCTCCAGTCGAACTACAGCTACTCACCTTCCCAAGTCCACCTCATTGGCCACAGCCTGGGGGCCCATGTggcaggagaggcagggagaAAAACTCCA AACTGGCCATCTCTTTCGGGCTTGGACCCTGTAGAAGCAAATTTCGAGGGTGCTCCTGAAGAGG CAATCGGCCCCTCCGATGCTGGCTTTGTTGATGTGATCCACAGGAATGCAGCTCCCCTGATCCCATTCATGG gctttggaATGAAACAACAGGTGGATCACTTTGACTTCTTCCCAAATGGAGGAGAGGAAATGCCCGGATGCAGGAAGAATGCCCTGTCACAGATCATAGACCTAGATGGCATCTGGGCAG GAACCTGGGACTTTGTGGCTTGCAATCACTTGAGAAGCTATAAGTACTACTCGGAGAGCGTCCTCAATCCCAATGGATTCACCGGATACCTCTGTGCTTGCTACAGGGACTTTGAGTCT AACAAGTGCTTCCCCTGTCCAGATGAAGGGTGT CCACAGATGGGACAATCTGCTGGCAGATTTGCTGGCAAGACACGTGAGGAGCAGCAGAAGT ATGTGAACACAGGAGATTCCAGCAAATTTACTC GCTGGAGATATGGTGTTTCTATAACACTGTCTGGAAGAAGAGCCACTGGTCAAATCAAAGTTGCTTTGTTTGGAAATAAGGGAAACACTCGTCAATACAATGTCTTGAA TGGGATTATCAAACCAGGCTCCACCCTTTCCGGTGAGTTTGACTCAGATATTGATGTTGGAACAATTGAGAAAGTCAAGTTTCTTTGGAATAACAACGTGATAAACCCAACCCTCCCCAAAGTGGGTGCAGCCAAGATCACCGCACAGAAGGGAGAGGAGCAGACAGA atacagTTTCTGCAGCGAAGACACCGTGAGAGAAGACGTCCTGCTCACTCTCATGCCCTGTTAA